The genomic stretch gccgagctgctcaaggaaTTCACATGGAGAACATTACAACCAACGATTACAGGGCACTGGTTCAAAGAAAGCCTTATTAGGCACGCATTCTTTCAAAGACAAGAGGATGTGAGTCACCTATGTCTTTTCCAAGGGCTCTAAGGTACGCGGGTGATCCTGTTCTATTTGCACACACACATTTGGAAGCACATGgataaacaatttttttttgtatattaaTTCTTTCATAGATAGGGAGAGGAAAGAAAAACATCTGAGGGCTCTTGCTACTTGTTCATATATATAGATCACACCAGATTTCATGAATTATCGACCCAAGAAAAGACTTACCAGCTACCACTAGCTATACTACGCCGTGGGATAGAACCCAAACAAATATCCACAAGACCACAACACATAAATGCACCTCCTATGGTTTCAAAATTAAGAAACAGTAAAATTGTACTACCTTAAACCTTTCAAAGTGATTTCAGCGCACCAGCTGTCGGATCCTGTTTATGGACGCCCCAGATCTATTGAGTCGTACCACAGCGTCCATCGTACCATAATTCGCCGCGTCGCTCCCTACTAGAGGCCTAGCCCACATAAAAAGGGTTGCTACTCCTCGAATTGACCTAGGTGCCTCGTGATTAATCGAGCACAATAAGTGTGTAACTAGGTCCATTCTAGCTTTGCCACCTTGGTCCTGATATTTCCCCATCGTGTCCTCATCCAACACATCGCGGTTTCCATCGATCACCTGACAGGCAACACACGGCGTCGGGGTCGTGTGCCAGCGTGTAGTTGTCCTCCTCCACATCCTTGGGAACCTCCTCCCTCCATGTGGGCATCCGTTCCCTGCGGGCTCCGGACCTATTCCTGAAGTAGGATATAGTGTGACCTGCTTCGCTGGCAGTGTCGCGGAGGCGTCGCGCGATACCGACATGGTTATCCTCCACGTGCACATGGGCCTTCGGGCCGTCTTGGTCCCGTGCGATTTCTAAAGTTGCACAATGCGCGACCTGAAACCGCATGCGGCCCGTTATTATGGTAAAGTAATTATCGATTGTCTCCCTCCTATTATGTTGGTGAGTAATGTTCGATTGTGTTCGTTCCGCTAATCATTAGTGATATTATAACTGAGCCATCTATGTTGTCTCTCATGCCATCATCATTTCCGTCTGTTGGATCACTATACATGTTGTTTCTAACCGTTTGATCTTTCTCGATCATGCGCTGGCCAGATACCCCTAGGGGAAGCTACTCTACTATTAAAATTGGTCCACCGTGGTTATTTGGACTATGTAATTTCTCTAAAATCCATGTAAGCCAATCTTTTTTTTGCAAgccttttttttcgagagcacgcgaaacacgtgccttatctttatagaagaagaAGCAAAACTTTTACAAGAAAGCACACGAGTGCTGAGACACACGCACACCACCTCCCTCCGTctaggcctactctctcgctATACCTAGGCTCCCTCCTCTTTTGGCCCTCTCCCAGAGGAGGAACTCATCTCTAATCTGCACTAACATTTGGTCTACCGTTTTCTGCTCCCTCTCATTCCCAAAAGCCCTCGCGTTCCTCTGCTTCCAGAGCGTCCACGCCGTGTTGATGACCATGGTGTCAAAGCGCTTCCTGTCGATCCTCCGCACTCGCTTGCGGGCCTCCATCCACCATCGTTGCAGGTTCCCCGTGAACCCATGATCTGCAATCCGTAGGTTCGCACTCCGTAGGACCCTGCACCACACCTGTCTCGCATATGGGCATAGGGTGAAGATATGATCGACGTTGTCCtcctcttgtagacatgtatagcACGTATCTTGATGCTCCTGGTGCCCATGCCTCGCTCTCCTGTCCGACGTCCACAACCTATATCTCAGGGTCAACCATGCAAACACCTTGCACTTCATGGGGGAGAAGGAGCCCCACACCGGCTCACTCATGCTCCAACGAATGCCTCCCTTACACATCATCTTATACGTGCCCTTCGCCGTGTAGGTTCCCGATTCCACACCTTTCCAGGTGATTCTATCGGGTCTCGTGCTATCTTTCTCCACCTCTTCGACTGCCTCCCACAGTCTCAGGCATTGCATCCAAAGGTCAGCGGTCATCTCCCCTTGTATGTCATCTATCCACCCATCCTCCTACAAAGCCTCCGCCACAAGGcgaatgttcctcctcctggtagaGACCCTGGCAAAGACCTCCGGCGCCAACTCCTCCGCTGTGTAACCGCCGATCCATCTGTCCCTCCAAAAGTAGGTGAGACGCCCATCTCCCACCATAAACTGTGCCAAGCTCTGGAAAACACCTGCTGCCTCTGGGTCAGCCCCGGTAGGCCCTGCCACGGCCTCTCCGGGTCCGTGCGTCTAAGCCAGAGCCATCTCACTCTTAGGGCGAGGCCCTGTAGTCTGACGTCCTTGACCCCCAAACCGCTGAGCTCCTTTGGTTTACAAATGCTCCTCCATGCCACTAGAGACTGTCCTCCCTGAACTTCATCCTTACCGGCCCAAAAGAAGGCCCTCATACACTTGTTTATCTCTTCCAACATCCAAGCAGGGGCCTCTACGACCACCATTTGGTGCACCGCTCTCGCCGCCACCACTGAGTTTATCAGAACAAGTCTTCCTTCTCTACTTACAAGCCCCCTCTGCCACCCCGGGACACTTTTGGCGACTTGGTCCAGCAGCGGTTGCCACTCCGCCTTAGTGAGGGGGCGGAGTGCCAACTGAAGCCCCAAATATCTGATCGGGAAGGCCGCCAACTCACATCCCAGGATCCTagccgtcctctcctcctccagtgTTCCATGAATCAGCGTGGCTGTAGTCTTTCGAAAGTTCACATGGAGCCCTGACGCCTCTCCAAATAGACTCAAGATGTGTTTCGCGGCCCATAGCTCCCCGCGGATCGGCTTGAGAAAAAGAACTACATCGTCTGCGTACATAGAGATCCTCTGCATGGGTGAAATTGAAGCCAAATCCCCAAATAAACCTTCCTCCACAGCCTTAATTACCATCCTGGTCAGGGCCTCCATAGCCGCCACAAAAAGCATGGGAGATGTGGGCCGGGTCTCCTTGTCTCAAGCCCCTGCCATGGTATATGCGGCCTCCCGGCACTCCATTCACCATCACCTTTTTGTTGGAAGTATAGAGCAGCAGCGCTACCCACTTCAAGTATCTCTCCCCAAAACCCATTCTCCTTAGCACCTCAAAAAGGAAACTCCAAGAAATGGAGTCGAAAGCACGCGCAATGTCAATCTTTAGGAGCACCCCAGTGTGTCTCCTCATGTTAATCTTCCTGGCCACTTGCCTCACGAGCACAAAGTTATCAGGCAAACTCCGGCGCTTAATGAACGCGGATTGATTCATGCCCACCATCTCGCCCAATCTGGGGCGGAGTCTATTCGCGATGATCTTTGAGAAGAGCTTTGCGAAACTATGCACAAGGCTGATGGGCCTATAGTCTTTGATCTCCAGCGCATCCGGCTTCTTAGGTATCAAGGTGATTAATACTCGATTTAGCCTGGCAAATCCTCTCCCATCACCCACTCCAAGTTTCATGAGTCCGGCAAGGATGTCATGTTGATTGGCCATGCCCTCTGGTAAAAAGCACCAGTGAATCCATCCGGCCCTGGCGCCCTATCACTCGGCATCTCACGTATCGTATTCCAaacctcctcctcagtgaacatGGAATCCAGCTCTCCCAGGCCCGCCACTGGAATGTTTAAGGCCTCCAAGTTTATTGTGTGCTCTCTATTTTGGATGCTCCCAATAAGGCTCTCAtatgcctcggtgaacacttcgtTCTTTCTCTCCTGTGCCGTCACCAACTCACCCCTACTCTAACCGTGGCGATAAAGTTTTTCGCCCTCCTCCCATTTGCCACCACATGAAAAAGCTTGGTGTTTGCGTCTCCCTCTTGGAGCCAACGCACTCTTGACCTTTGCCGAGCCATGGTGCGCTCAAGGGACGCCATCCCTAGCACCGCGTGCTTCAACATTCTCCTAAGCCATCCCTCCGCCTGCGATAATACTCTTGACTCTTGCGCCACATCAAGCCTCAAGATCAGAGTGTTTGCCATAGCCATCCCGAGCTTGATGTTCCCAACTCTGTTCTCACTCCAAGCTTGAAAGTACTCCGCCGCGTTACGGAAGAGGGCATCCAGCCGTCTGAAAGGGTCCATAATGCTAGGGTCGCACACCCAAGCCTCCTTTATAGCCTCCTCAAACCCCTCAAGGTTAAGCCAGAAGGCCTCAAATTTAAACCTTCTCTTTGGCTTAAAAGCCGCGCTCAGCGAAAAATGAATCGGGGCGTGATCTGACACCGATGAGGACAAAGCCTGTAAGAAAGAGTCCGGGTGCATAAGATCCCAGTCCACCGAGGCTATAGCTCGGTCTATGCGCGTGAGAGTTGGCGCCTCTCTCTCGTTGCTCCACGTGAATCTTCTACCATGCAGGTAGAGATTCTTGATTTCATGCTCCTGAACTAACTGTCTAAATCTCGCCATCATGAATCTATCTAGACGATCATTGTTTTTCTCCTCCGCATACATGATCATGTTGAAATCTCCAAGCAGCAGCCACGGCCCCGGGCAAAGACTCCTCCTCTCAGCTAGCTCATGCAAAAACCTCAGCTTATCGTCATGCGTTTGTGGACCATTGACAGTGGTGATCCACCATCTATTATTATCTCTAGGAATAACTTCCCCGGTGATCGCATAGGAATCAAAACTCGCGCTCTCAATGTCCACATAGGACTTGTTCCAAGCAAGAAGGATCCCTCCTCTCGTCTCAACTGCAGGCACATACACATAACCATCAAACGATGTCCCCAAACATTGCATAACTAGAAAGTCATCGATTACATTCAGTTTGGTCTCCTGGAGGCAAACTATGCTAACTCTAAGACTAGCTACAAACTCCCGCACCGTATCTCGCTTGGCTGGATCGTTCATTCAGACCACGAACGTTCCAGCACAGAATCTCGAACATACAATCCATAAAAAAACCTGGGTAAACTCCTCCAACCTCGACGAACTACTGCACTGGCTGTGCCCTCATGCAGTGCACCTGGTAAGTTCATCAGTACAATACTACATCCTCTAATAAATTGTTTTAATAGGAATGCTCTACATCAATGCATGTCCTAATTCTTATGTTCCTGTGGACTTCGGTGCATGCAGAGTTTTCCTACACATCTGTAGTCACAGAGAAATGTGATGTGTACAGCTTTGGTGTTGTGGTGCTTGAGGTGTTGATGGGAAAACATCTTGGAGACGTACATAATTTTCTTTCTTCGCTAGGCGATCTATTTCTCCTGGAAGAAATTTTGGACAAACAACTTCCAGTCCGAAACAGATGAAGCAAAAGACGTGAAACAGTGCATGTCTGTGGCATTTGACTGCCTGCTTCCTTCACCTAAAGAAAGGCCAGCTATGCTGAAAGTCTTTCAAGATCTTATCATCAAAAGTTAGATGTTATATTCTTTCATATGTATCGTGTTAGGCTTGCTTATGTCAGAACAAAACTTAGGATACGTTAGTTGTTGCCCAAGCATCTGTGAACTATGCTAGCATTtctgttgcataacatacaacaaATGCGCACAATTTTGAACTGTTTCCTGCTGACCATACAGATCGTACATCAAGCTCATGATGATATAAGGAGACTTGGAAGCGATGATAACTGTCTCGTATAGGTTCTGCTATCTGAACTCCTGTTGCTCTATCACGTGACCTTTCCTTATTTTCTACACTGCACAGTGTACGGGATCCATAAAAATTGGACCCAGCTAAGTAATATGTTCGGGAAAGGAAACTCTAACATGTATCCATCCGTAAGAAAGGCAGGTAGAAAATCAATGCATAGTGAACCACATAAGTACATTGGCACTTCGATGAGATCAGTTGAGGTGTAAACGGTCAGAAGAGAAATAAGATACAAGTTGCACCAGCACCAGGCGGAGAAGCTGGACGTGGACATGCCCTTCAGACTGCAGTACATGCTACACCGGAACCGGATGCGGGCGGCGATCTGGGTGTGCGAGAAGCAGGCGGTGAGGAGCAAGTCCGCCTGCCTGTGTGAGAGGACGAAAGCTGCGAACTATTGAGATGGTGGACATGGACATGCCCTCCATTGAATGCTCCAGCTTAGTATAATAGTATTGAGCAGAGAACCTAATTACCCACTAGTACTATGTGTTGAATTGGTTCTTATCGTCAACAAATGTGGTGCATGCTATAATCACGGACAGTTGGTAGTAGCAATATGCTGCCTACCTGACGTACGCGCGACAACAATCAGATGCGTGTGACCTAAACTAAGAGAGCCCCAGGCTTCTCTTCTCTCTGTACGCTGCCTTTACTAAATAACTAAAATCCTCTGCTAAGTTTCAGGAAAAATAAAATACAAATGCAAGACTTCTTCCTAATTCACATTAAAAAACAAGGTAACAAATAAAAACATGCACTGGGGAACAGAGCACAGCGCTCCTTCTCTGCAGGTAGTACTCGAAAAGGCTCATCGCACACACAGCTAGAGACTGACAAGCAAAGTAGCCACAGCGAAAACAAAAAATGGCATCATCTCAAGCTAATTGTTTGTTTGTTTTAAAAGCGTGGAGCAAAATCATTTCAGAATACCACCCCATGAACTGATCCAGACTTATCATCTCAAGACAAGGACATGCTTCATGTTAGTCAAAGAGCAACCAACCATGGGTGCCTACAAACTCCATACAGCAAGACGTCGTACTTGTGGTAAGTAATCAACTTAGAGCGTCACATTCTAAACATTGTCTACGAGTCTTCACATTGCAGGCCCAAGTGGCGAGAAACACAAAAGTTAGTCTCGGCATTGTAGCCCCAAGCTTTTCTTGACATGCGCAATGACCGGAAGTGATCTGTCAGTGCCTGAAAGTAGCTGATCCAATGTCAAGTTAGAGGGATAAATAAGTATGTAATACTTAGTATCTATGTAACTTATGATTTGAGCAGGAGCCTGCTTATACTAAAAAAAATTGTAGTTCCAAATGGTAGTTATTAACAATGGGAACTTATATTCTGTGCATAGCCACGCTGCTGTCTACTCTGACATGTATTTGGTTCAATCATCAGCAGAACAGCTGGAACAAAGGATGCAACAAGTGCACAGACGCCTCAGATTGAATACAATGAACTGTAACCTAACTGTAGAGACAAAGTCAGACAGCACTGCAAAATGGTGGTTCTGATGTTCTTTTTGCAATGAAGGGGGAACAGTACTCCCAAAAACAACAGATAACAGGATACTAGTGCGACTAATTCTTGACACAAAGAACAGATCAGAAACACTTTAAGTGACAGTTTCCATCTGCTTTTTGACATAGCTAACATAAGGCTCACATATCACCAAGTGCATAGAAACCAAGCAATAAGTCACACATTTTATTTGGCTCTGAAGTGAAACCCCAGTTTAAAAGAAGAAGGTTGACGAAAGTGGAATTCCTCAACATCAAGCAAGAGAAATGGTTGCAACTTTGCATCCCCCACAAAAAATTCATGGTGTACCTGGCCCAGAGCAACTCAAACCATCCCAAGCCCCAACATTGTTCTTTTGGCAAACAATCAAACAATAAGCTCTAAATTTATATCGAATGATTAAGGTACTCCTTAGACTCGACTTGTTACCCATATCCAAGATTTATAGTCAATATATATGTACTTTAACAACAATAACTAAAGAAAAACCTGAcgttttgcaaatggctgatcatTTGTCCACCACGAGTTTTACACATGCAAGAATACTGCAGCCAAATTGACTGCTTGTAATACTGAAGGTACTATACTATCAAAGCAGAGGAAGAAAAGTACTGCTTTCATGAGGTCAATACCCTCACGATGAGCCAATACTATACCTTCTTAGTTCTCCATCAGAATTATTTAATGTTGGTACTTCACTGATGTTTAGCATGGTCTGTAGAATTGCATAAGGTCTGATTATTGCAACACACAAACCCAAACTTCCTGTTTTATATAGCTCTCATATTCATAAAGTAAGTCTGCCGACAATAGAAGTACATGCCCAAAGATTAAAAGGCATAGTCAAGACTAAATTTATATAGCTTCAATAGATTTCTGAAATAAGAGCTGGTTAGAGTATGAAGCAACTTTTCGAATAAAAACAATGGTATTTTATGCATGGCGCATAAAAATTGTGGTTTTCAGATGCCATGATCTTCACATGCTTCAAATCCGAACAGAACCATGCAAATTTGAACTTCGAACAAAAAAGTACAGATTAAATTAGGATAGCTAGTTCCATACCGTAGCCTTCAACCTGACAGCACATGTCCTAGCATCATAATGATTATCCTTTATCTCCAAAAGAAACTCCCTGATTGATTCGTGAATTCCTCATTGTTAactttatcaaaaaaattatgCAGACCTTGGACCAGCCTCTGTTCACATCAAGTAAAAAAAGTAAATACACTTTTGATCTCTTCGAGACAAATACGCATGTTTTACCAACACACAGAAGCGCAAGGAACTGAATAACTTATTGTAGAATCACCCCTGCCTTCTAAGGAAACTAGGTCCTATTCACCTCCCAAGCAATCTGAAAACCAGGATTGAAACAGTTACACCAAATAATTGCATCAAGTTTATACATGAAGACTCCATAGAACAAGATAGTTAACCATAATAAAAACATGACATGCAACTGAAAACGCGTCTACAGTACAAAAAGATCTACGACCCATGGACAAACACAACCTTCCTAGTCTCATAGCAGAAGCTTGTAGAAAATTATATACCTATATCCCAACTAGATAGCTTACAACGACATAGAAACCCAGACAAAGAAGTTGAGATCCCATCCATACAAAAACATGCATAttcttggaggagcctatttggcCAAGATTCTCCAGCCACTACTAGAGAGAAGCTTAAGGGTCAAACTGTGGTTTAGCACCCAGGCAGAACATGGATCAAGGCATCTGGGTGTTAAGTGGAATCCTTTAGTTTTTATCAAAATACGTGTTGCATCTTTTAGGGCCATAATGATTAGCACTGTCGCAGAAATCAAAAGGTTGAAAAAAGTTTGTGATTGTACTAGgagtttcttcttttttttcaacCGTCAAGCTGGAAAGTTTAGTTAGCGGCAAACTAATTTGTTCTGTTCAAATTTTAGTACAAGTGTGCCTAGCTTATGGAAATGAGGGTACTTggagaaacataagagacatCACTTTTTGTACAAAATCTGGCTGTGGCCCCTGCATAGCTTCCAATAATCCATGGATTTTAGCTAATATATTTCTTTCGGTTACTTTCTTTTCAACTCAAAAGTTAGGCACCTTTTACCAAAAAATGTATAGATCAATTATATGATAACCATGGTGGAATTGGAGATAGCATGTGCATGTAGACCTAAAAATTATCACATAACTGGAAGGGTAAAAAGGAAATCATATATCATTTTATTCACTGAGCTCGCATGATTATTGCAAGTTACTGAATGGAATAAAATATATTGATTGTACATAGGTTGAAGGCACTATACTATTGTAACTACAATTCACAACATATCATCTCAAATTCTTGACCAAAACAGAAGAAGTACAGACCTATTTTTTCAATTATAGAGCAAATCAAAGGAGACCAACCAACAATCAAGCTTATATAAAAAGAACCTCTCCAGTGAAGAACTAAAAGTCTCAGCGAAAAGCAGAATTTAAATTCGAACCAAAACATCAAATAAAGTGACAGCTTGGTCAAAATATGTTCAGGGTTTGCTGAGAGAATAGGAGGAAACTATTGAGTCCGAGTTATGAATTTAATCAGGTTAGCACAGAGTACAAAATAATCCTGCTGCAAGCGACACTGAAGTAAAGCACATTTAACTTCAATGGATCAACCAGGCGCATGAAGAGCATTGTGATAGCTCCCTGGCTTGTACATTTGTTCTTGGTGCCTAGATTATAAATGGTAAGCAAAGAATTTGGGCAAGACTAACCTAGTTACCAGACTTCTGCAGCTTGAGGTAGATTGATATGTATGGAAAGCTGATAGCATCTCTGAGGATGTCGTTTCTACTCCAGAGTTCCAAGATGCTCAAAACAAGGATAAAACAATTCCTTCCAAATCCAACAGTGTGGCTGATAGTACTAAATCTAGCTCCTAAATCTAACCCAATCAGAAGAAGAAGACACATTGTTTTTATCGCAATACTTATATGAACTAACAGGTAACAATTAAGAGAGAGGGTTTGTTTAATCACAACATTATATAAGCTAACAAGTAAATGATAACCAGACTTATAGGGACCAACTGCTTTGACTGGCTATACTAGTTTCACCACCTAACAATGGAATATTTTGGTCTAACTAGATAGGTGAACCCACCTATGAATTGAAGTATGAATCACCCAATGATTGAGATTAGCCACAGATATGTATGTAGCAAGAAATTTGGATTACCTTTTCGGAGCCTTTTGAATAAAGATGACTGCGGCCTGCGACGTTTGCCCTTACTCTCAAAGAAAGAATGTCTGACAATACTTTCTTTATACCAGAGCCCCGTGAATTTTGGGTTCCATGAATTGACTGAGAAATCCTTGATCAAAGTACCCTGAGCGTCACACAGAATAAGGGCAGTAGAACCCGCACCGGAAGAAACTAGCAGGTGGCCATCGTTGGACAGCACCATGTGCCGTGAGTCATACTTTACTCTAAGTCTGTCCACCATTGCCAAGTCGATAGAATACCTGAGTGTCCACGCCTCGGCCTGGTAATCCTGCAATACCCAGACACTCACTGCTGTGTCTTTTGCACCCCGCACGCTCATGCCAAAAGTGCCATCGATCTCAAACAAGCGTGCATCTGGAAGGGCACTAGGACATCTCATGGATCTGAATGATTCCACTACCTTGTCGAAAACAACCAGACTCTTGTCCATTAACCAGTGCAATGCGTCATTGAACTGAATCGATGGGGATTGGAAGGAAGGGTACCCTGCAGCTATCAGCTCGGTGAAATCCTTGGGGCCCTGGGGCAGGTGGATACGCCTGGGCGGTGCAGGAGAGCCCACCGTGAGGACGTGGTACATGGCAGGTCTTCCTTTGCGGAACAGAATGCGGTACTCTACGCCGCCATCGGAAGAGCGTGAGGAGTAGAGCAAAGCATATCGAGCGCTGGTGAGCTCCCGAAGACTGAGACCCTGCTGCGTGGCTGGGTTGTAGATGGTGTAGCGGGCGTTTTCGTGGGAGATGAGAAGGAGGCCTTCACAAGAGGCGTGAAGCGTACCGCAACCGAACGCGAGGAGGGTCCGCCGGTACTCGGCCCCCGCGGCCGCGAGGACATGGATGGTGTCGAGGGTATCAGGGTCCTTGGTGCAGTTGGAGAAGAAGACGAGGGGAAGGGGGACCTGGTGGTCGTAGTTGGAGCGGAGAAACGTTGGCGTGGAGGTGTCGCTGCGCCATGCGCGGCAGGCCGCGCGGAAGCGCAAGACCACCTTGGGCGGAAGCCGTACCAGGATCTCCTCCACAATCAGGTCAGCGGGGAGGGCGGGGATGGTGGCCGACGGCTCCTCAGGGTCAGCGTCATCCATGGCtgctcgccggcgacggcgaaTCGAGGGTTCCGGTGGTGGGGAATCGAGGGTTTCGGTGGTGGGGAACGCTGGCGGGGTGGGCGGCGGAGACGGAGGTGAGAGCCGGAAATGGAGAAAAAATACTGAGTTGCCTCCGCCCCGGCGCTTTAACTGTGTACTTTTACCGGAGGTGAGGGACGGAGTATGTATTTTCTGGCACGGCTTCTGTTTGGATGTAGGGCGGTTGGTAGTATGGGCGCCTCGCTCTAACAATTTTGTGTTTGTTTGGTTGTCTGGCTCTCGCTCTGTTGCGCGAACTGGATATTAAAGCATTATCGGGCCAAGTTTTGAAGGATGTCTGAATTGGCAGTTTCCAGCGAGTCACCCAAATCTGGGACGAAGCTGATGCAAAAGAAAATCTTCGGCGCAcgcgcgaagacgaggagggagatggcgggagctgcggcgaaaagcgaaaagggggcgggaaggattatgtcacctcccgccgcgccccatcgcctatttctaccccctcctccatTCTCCCCCCAAATTTtgagctcctcctcccgtcggcaatCAGGTAAGAGGCGCACACATCTTCGGTCGGTGACGGTGACAGCGATGACGGCGGTTGCATCTG from Lolium rigidum isolate FL_2022 chromosome 4, APGP_CSIRO_Lrig_0.1, whole genome shotgun sequence encodes the following:
- the LOC124706267 gene encoding uncharacterized protein LOC124706267 isoform X1, which translates into the protein MDDADPEEPSATIPALPADLIVEEILVRLPPKVVLRFRAACRAWRSDTSTPTFLRSNYDHQVPLPLVFFSNCTKDPDTLDTIHVLAAAGAEYRRTLLAFGCGTLHASCEGLLLISHENARYTIYNPATQQGLSLRELTSARYALLYSSRSSDGGVEYRILFRKGRPAMYHVLTVGSPAPPRRIHLPQGPKDFTELIAAGYPSFQSPSIQFNDALHWLMDKSLVVFDKVVESFRSMRCPSALPDARLFEIDGTFGMSVRGAKDTAVSVWVLQDYQAEAWTLRYSIDLAMVDRLRVKYDSRHMVLSNDGHLLVSSGAGSTALILCDAQGTLIKDFSVNSWNPKFTGLWYKESIVRHSFFESKGKRRRPQSSLFKRLRKEAGPRSA
- the LOC124706267 gene encoding uncharacterized protein LOC124706267 isoform X2 is translated as MDDADPEEPSATIPALPADLIVEEILVRLPPKVVLRFRAACRAWRSDTSTPTFLRSNYDHQVPLPLVFFSNCTKDPDTLDTIHVLAAAGAEYRRTLLAFGCGTLHASCEGLLLISHENARYTIYNPATQQGLSLRELTSARYALLYSSRSSDGGVEYRILFRKGRPAMYHVLTVGSPAPPRRIHLPQGPKDFTELIAAGYPSFQSPSIQFNDALHWLMDKSLVVFDKVVESFRSMRCPSALPDARLFEIDGTFGMSVRGAKDTAVSVWVLQDYQAEAWTLRYSIDLAMVDRLRVKYDSRHMVLSNDGHLLVSSGAGSTALILCDAQGTLIKDFSVNSWNPKFTGLWYKESIVRHSFFESKGKRRRPQSSLFKRLRKDCLGGE